In Jejubacter calystegiae, the following are encoded in one genomic region:
- the rhaM gene encoding L-rhamnose mutarotase gives MIRKAFVMQVNPDAHEEYQRRHSPIWPELEAVLKSHGAHHYAIWLDAARNLLFATVEVESEERWNAVAQTEVCQRWWKHMREVMPSNPDNSPVSEELKAVFYLE, from the coding sequence GTGATCCGTAAAGCTTTCGTTATGCAGGTTAACCCCGACGCTCACGAAGAGTATCAGCGTCGTCATTCGCCCATCTGGCCGGAACTGGAAGCGGTGCTGAAATCCCATGGCGCCCACCATTACGCCATCTGGCTGGATGCCGCGCGCAATCTGCTGTTCGCGACGGTAGAGGTAGAATCCGAGGAGCGCTGGAACGCCGTGGCGCAGACCGAGGTCTGCCAGCGCTGGTGGAAACATATGCGGGAAGTTATGCCGAGCAACCCGGATAACAGTCCGGTGAGTGAAGAGCTGAAAGCGGTGTT